The DNA region CACAGCTCAGCTGCGCAGATCTGCGCGCGCTGATCCAGAAGCAAGTGGAGGAAGAGCGCCAGCAAGTTTGGGAACAGACAAAGAAAAACTACCCGAACAAAGAGAACCATCCCAAACGCCTTAATGATGAGCTCAAGACTCCACCGCCGGCTGTGATGGCTTGGAAAGTTATGCATGTTCCAGAAAAACGCGGCCCAAGAATTGACCGCCTAATGGATGCCGTGCGCCGTCAGCAATTGGGGGATGCAGAATTATTGGTTGATTTGATCGGAGACAGATTTTGTTTTGATCACAAGCGAGAAGTATTTATGCAGTTTGTCAATTCTCATTGGAAAGACGATGCAAAAAGACAGCACCGCAAAGAAGTTACTATTATGGCAGAGCAGTTTGATCGGGGAAGTAACTATCTATTTTCAAAATATAAAGAACTTGAATCTCAGATAGAACAACTTTCTCTCAAGATTTCCCAAGCTGGAGACGAACCAGAGCAGGCAGACTTAGCAGCAATTGCAAAGAAGAGAAAAGAACTCAAACAAAACAAGTACAATAGAAAAATGCTTGATGATCGTGCCGCAAAACTCCGCAATGATCGTCGTATTTCCGGCGTAATCAATATGGCTAAAAGCGGCGAAGACACGCTTGGTATTGAAGGTACTGAGTGGGACAAGGATCATACTCTGCTGCCTTGTGCTAACGGCATCATCGACTTGAAGACAGGCCACCTCTTACCGCCAGACCCAAAATACAAAATGCGCCATGCTTCACCATATGAATACCGTGGCTTGCATGAAGAGGCTCCATTCTGGACTGACTTTCTGTACAAAATTTTTTGTAATAATTTGGAATTACTTGAATATTTTGAACGAGTCATTGGCTATGCAGTTACCGGCCTTACCAGTCATAAAGAAATCTACATCGCCATTGGCCCCACAGCCAACAACGGTAAATCGAGTTTATTTAATACAATCATGAAGGTTCTAGGTGGATACAGTTCCACTATCAGTAAGAGCGTATTACTTCAGGGCAACAAAAAAAACGACGGTGCAGACCCTGCCTTAATGGCACTTGAGGGGTTGCGCATGGCTGTAGCATCTGAGCCAGACAGCAGCGAAACCTTTGATAAAGAAATCATTAAGCAGATTACCGGTGCAGATGAAGTTAGTACACGTGGCCTGTATGAATCACAGGTAGTTCTACAACTGTTTTGCAAATTGTTCGTTCACGCAAACTCTGTTCCCCGAATTAAAAATGCTGACCGAGCATTATTCGAACGTATGCGCTTAATCCCATTCAATGCACGCTTCACAAAGAACCTTAAAGAAGTCGATGAAGCCAAGCACATCTATCACGCTAAACCAAGCAATACTGTCAACGACAAGATAGAAGAAGAAGCCCCCGGCATATTGTCTTGGCTTGTCCGCTGTGCTCGAACTTTCCTCTCTGATCTTGACCTTACCCCACCACTAATAGTGAGGCATGAAGTCGAATCTTATACCGAAGATAACGACCCCATTGGGGCATGGGTTGACGATTGGTGCGAAGTGCATCCGCATGACTCAAATGTACGAACAAAAGCCAATGATCTTTATGAATCATTCAAGTGCTACTGCATGGAAGAACTCAAGATAAACGAGAAGTATCTCATGAATAATAAAGGCTTTGGCTCTCAACTGACACAGCGTTTTAAGAAAAAGAAAATAAAAATTTTCTACTACTTCGGCATAAGCATCAAAGCTGGTTTCAAAGCTGAAGAACG from Halodesulfovibrio aestuarii DSM 17919 = ATCC 29578 includes:
- a CDS encoding DNA primase family protein produces the protein MSHSKKSTHKNSASINISPSPTEDNAQTAAPELTVAEIAQLSCADLRALIQKQVEEERQQVWEQTKKNYPNKENHPKRLNDELKTPPPAVMAWKVMHVPEKRGPRIDRLMDAVRRQQLGDAELLVDLIGDRFCFDHKREVFMQFVNSHWKDDAKRQHRKEVTIMAEQFDRGSNYLFSKYKELESQIEQLSLKISQAGDEPEQADLAAIAKKRKELKQNKYNRKMLDDRAAKLRNDRRISGVINMAKSGEDTLGIEGTEWDKDHTLLPCANGIIDLKTGHLLPPDPKYKMRHASPYEYRGLHEEAPFWTDFLYKIFCNNLELLEYFERVIGYAVTGLTSHKEIYIAIGPTANNGKSSLFNTIMKVLGGYSSTISKSVLLQGNKKNDGADPALMALEGLRMAVASEPDSSETFDKEIIKQITGADEVSTRGLYESQVVLQLFCKLFVHANSVPRIKNADRALFERMRLIPFNARFTKNLKEVDEAKHIYHAKPSNTVNDKIEEEAPGILSWLVRCARTFLSDLDLTPPLIVRHEVESYTEDNDPIGAWVDDWCEVHPHDSNVRTKANDLYESFKCYCMEELKINEKYLMNNKGFGSQLTQRFKKKKIKIFYYFGISIKAGFKAEERPSLPK